The stretch of DNA AGTTGACCACCGCAATGCTCAACCGCCCATCCTTGACGGAAAAGGACACATGCACCGTTGCCCNCGGCGCATGCCGGATGACATTGCTCAGCGCCTCCTGCACAATACGGTAGGTGGTCAGGGCGATCACCTCGCCAATTTCCTGCTCGTCGACGCCGGTCACTGCCGGCTGGGNGATACGCANCCCTGCCGAACGCGCCGATGAGAAGAGCTGGCTCAGATCACCCAGTGTGGGCTGCGGGCCCAGCTCTTGTCCGGCACCCGGGTTGCGCAGCGATCCAAGCATGCTGCGCATTTCCGTCATGGCCCGGCGTGAGTTAGCAGCAATGTCATCAAATTCTTTCTTCAGTTCCGGGCTCAGCCCAGGGTGCCGGTAGCTGGCTGTGGTTGCTTGCACCACCACCACGGACATCCCGTGAGCTACCACGTCGTGCAGTTCGCGGGCAATACGGGTCCTTTCCTCCGCCAACCTGCGCCGTGACTGTTCCTCGGCACTGACGGAGCGTTCAGCGGCCAGTTCCACACGCAAATGCTGCCACTGTTGCACCACCACAGCCGCCACCATCAGGCCGCCAGAGACAGCAGCGAAGATAATAACGTTATTTTGGGCACTGACGGAAAGTCNCCCGGGAAAATNCAGGTAGTTGGCTGCTATGCCCACCATGACGCTAGTGAGCCATGCCCCTGCTGCAATCATCCAGTGGGCCCGCAGACCCGCCACACAAATCACCAGGACCTGGGTCACCATTGCAACAACGCTAANAGGCACAGGGGCAGCTCCCACTGGTTCAGCTACCAGCGGCAGGACAGCCATCGGCACCAATGACACCAGCACTCCGGCCACAGGGCGGGCAGCCGTGAGACCCAGCGATGCCGAATGCAAGATGGCCAGTCCCAACGCATAGGGCAGGGCCATGTGGTACAAACTCATGTTCAACGGCGCCCCAACAGCCAGAAGAGCAATGCAGAATGCGGCAGTGCCCAACCATACCCAGCTGATCCCCTTCAACCGCCACAAATTGACGGTGTTGAAAGGGGCAGGCGCGTCAAAAGGGGATGGGCCGTGGCCGGTAGCGGAGTTGTGAGCTGCTGTCCGGTTGGACGGTGCGCCAGCTATGCCACGGACGTGGACAGCCGAAGCTTGGGCTTGATCGGCGGGCACTGTGCGCGCCGGAGTCTGAGCAGGAATTTTGCCCGCTGCGCTGTTCTTAGTGGTCTTCATACCCGTTGATTATGGCTTCCGTAGTGAGTTCAGCCGTGGGTCCGTCTGCGTCAAGGCCGCTCAGTCCACCGGCAGGGGCGCCGTGCCATGATCGGATCTGCCATCCGCCAGNGGCGGTGCTACCTGCAGGCTCGCCGTCCAGGGTGACAATCCCGGTGTTTGAAAGATCATGGAATTTGGCATCGGACCAGTCAATATTGTTTCCTCGGTGTCCTGCCCAGAAGCGGATCATGGCACCGTGGCTCACCATGGCAACAGCTTCATGGGCCGCAGCGGCTTCCTCGACAACGGCGTCGAAGCGCTCCAGCACCTCAAAACCGTTATCGGCCCNCGGCATACGTGCCGAGAGGTCACCGGCTAACCAGGACTTCAGTGCATGCAGATACGCCTCTACGGAAGCTAGGTCTCCCTTCATTTCTAGGTCTCCGGCACTAATCTCCCGTAGCCCGTCCCGTACCACCGGGTTCAGATGGCGTGCAGCGGCAAGCGGGGCTGCCGTCAGTGCCGTGCGGGTCAGGTTTGAGATGTAGAGGGCTTGGATACTTTCCTCGGCCACGGCGGCAGGCACAGCAGCTGCCTGCAGTTCTCCCAAGCGGGTCAAGCCAGGCCCTGGGACTGCTGTGTCCAGGAGGCTGCGAACGTTGTTGGGGGTTTGGCCGTGCCTAATCAAAATCAGTCGCATACTTCTATTCTCACCTACTCGCCGCTTTTGCAGGTGGTGTCCGGTGGCGCTGAGTTATGCTGTGAATGAATCTCACGCTCAGGGAGGCCTCATGTCAGCTGCACAGGAGCCATTACTTGCTTCCACATTTTGGGGCATTCGCCGGCCCGTGTTCCCTCTGACAGCAGGCCATTTTGTGATCCAACTCATTGATCCAGCCGCTGCCTTTGAGCACGGCTCGGCCGCCGATCTGTTGCACTGCTACGGACATTTGCGCCGAGCTCTGACGGCCTTGATGGGCGCCACCTCCGCCCAGTTGTACAGCACCTTCAACGGCCATCCTGATGGGGATGCCATAGGGGAACCGGATGCAGAAACNCCCACNCCCACCCTGCACATCTTCATCACATGGCCAGGAAGCACCCCGGCGTCACACGCTCTCCGCCTTCCCTCTCATCAGCGCGTGGCGGCGGCATATACCGGGGAGCTCGACGACGCCCTACGCAACTGGGGTGGCGGAATAATCACGCACGGTGGCGCAGCACCCTGCGGCTTTGACGGTGGAACGGCAATTGCTGCTGGCACTGATTCTTTGGGCACCACCGGGCTTCACGGCCCTGGTGAACAGCATCCACGTCCAGGAGATCCTGCCCCGGGCGCAGACCGCTCGTGGGAGCCCGAAGGCTGGGCGGATCGCCCCTTTCATATTGAACCAGCCCGCCCCGTGCACGGCGAGCCCTTCCGCTGCGGGCATTGGACAGCTGTNCCCCGCTTCGCCGTTGCACCACTAGATTGCGCCGAGCCGGAGGCGTTGCTGGACCTGGTTAAGACCATGAAGGGCCTCGCCTCCCACTCACTGCCGCCTTTCCATGGCACAACAGTCTGGGCCACAGACCAGTGGGGCTCCGCCAAACCGAGAACCCTCCACATCTTCGCCCGGGAGCACGGNCGACGTACCCCATTGGTGGCCGACTTCGTGGCTCGCGGCGGACTGGATTTGCCCTCTTCCGGCTAACAGCAACAGAANATCCGTTGGCCATCGCCTACTGTGGAGAAATGACCAACGATTCCTCCCTCAACGAAGACCAAACCGCCAAGGTCACCGCCTTGGCCATGGATCTTGCCCGTGAAGATAAAACCGCTGAACTGGCCGAATTCCTGGACCATGGGCTCGCCCTGGACGTCCAAGACCCCGAAGGCAACACACTGTTGATGCTGGCCGCCTATAAGGGCCAGTCCGGAACTGTTTCCATGCTCTTGGAGCGCGGTGCCAACGCAAACATCCGAAATTCTCGGGACCAGTCCCCTCGCTGGCGCACTCTTCAAGGGCGAAGACGCCGTGGTGGCACTCTTAGTGGCCGCCGGAGCCGATCTAGACGCCGGAATACCCTCAGCCCGCGCCACGGCCGCCATGTTTGGCCGTGAGCACTTACTCGGCTGAGTACCCCAGTTCTCCTTATAGCCCCCACCCTCGAAGGTGCAGTAGTTGGCAATGTTTTCCAAAACATTGCCAACTACTGCGCTTTCGATTGCGACGAGGCTTAAAGTACGACGGCGGCACCCAACTTTGCCAGTAAAGCAAAGGTTGGGTGCCGCCGTCGTGAGTGCTGGTGTTACTTGGAAGCCTGGTGGGCTTCGATGGCCTTGCGGACACCTTCACCGTAGGCCGGATCAGCCTGGGTGCAGTTGAAGATGTGGCGCTCGATGGTGGCCTGTGAGGCACCATCGATGGCACGGGCAGTGTTCTCAAAGAGCACCTGACGCTGGTCTTCGTTCATCTTGTCGCGGAACAAGTTACCGGGCTGCTCGAAGTAGTTGGCATCGTCTTCGCGGAAGTTGAACCGGTCTGCAGTGGCGCCAATGGCCAGTGCGGGATCGGCGTAGGCGGGCTGCTCGGCCCAGCGACCGTAGGAGTTCGGCTCGATGCCGGNGGTGCGGCCCTGGTTGCCATCAACGCGGCCCTGACCGTCACGGTGGTACGTGTTGGCAGAGGCGTTCTTCGGAGCGTTCACCGGAATCTGGTGGTGGTTCACACCAAGGCGGTAGCGCTGCGCGTCACCGTAGGAGAACAGACGGCCCTGAAGCATGCGGTCCGGGGAGAAGCTGATGCCGGGGACAACGTTGGCCGGAGCGAAGGCTGCCTGCTCAACATCTGCGTGGTAGTTCTCAGCGTTGCGGTTCAGTTCCCACTCGCCAACCTCGATCAGCGGGTAGTCCTTCTTGGACCAGACTTTGGTGAGGTCAGAAGGGTGGTACTTGTAGGTCTCTGCATCTGCTTCGGGCATGATCTGAACCATGAGCTTCCACTTGGGGAAGTCGCCGTTCTCGATCGAGTCGAAGAGGTCGCGCTGGCTGGACTCGCGGTCGGCAGCAACAAGTGCACCGGCTTCTTCGTCCGTCAGGTTCTTGATGCCCTGCTGGGTGATGTGGTGGAACTTAANCCAGAAACGCTCGCCTTCGGCGTTGATCAAGGAGAAGGTGTGCGAGCCGAAGCCGTGCATGTGGCGGTACGAAGCCGGGATGCCACGCTCGGACATGACGATCGTGACCTGGTGCAGGGATTCGGGCAGGTTGGTCCAGAAGTCCCAGTTGTTCTCGGCGCTGCGCATGTTGGTGCGCGGATCGCGCTTGACGGCGCGGTTCAGGTCAGGGAACTTCAACGGGTCGCGGAAGAAGAACACAGNGGTGTTGTTTCCCACCAGGTCCCAGTTACCTTCGTCCGTGTAGAACTTCAGTGAGAAGCCGCGGATGTCACGCTCAGCGTCGGCAGCGCCACGCTCGCCGGCAACGGTGGAGAAGCGAGCGAACATTTCAGTCTGCTTGCCAACTTCGGAGAAGATGTTCGCCTTGGTGTACTTGGAGATGTCGTTGGTGACCGTGAAGGTACCGAAGGCGCCTGAACCCTTGGCGTGCATGCGACGCTCGGGGATGACCTCGCGGCTGAAGTGGGCCAGCTTCTCAAGGAACCAAACGTCCTGCAGCAGCAAGGGACCACGGGGTCCGGCGGTGAGGCTGTCCTGGTTGTTGGCAACCGGCGCGCCTGCGGCGGTGGTCAGCGGTGCGGTGTTTTCGATAGTCATGTTTACTATTCGCTCCTAATACTTGTGAGATCGTTTTCAATGCGAAGTCGTTTACTTGCGCAGTCCGGGCAAGTGCCCCAATAGATGACCTCGGCTTCGTCAATGCTGAAGCCGTGGTTATTGGAGGCATGCAAACAAGGTGCGTGGCCGACAGCGCAGTCGACATCAGCAATATCCCCGCAGGTTCGGCACACAACGTGGTGGTGATTGTCTCCCACCCGCGTTTCAAAGCGTGCCGGCGACCCTGCTGGTTCAATGCGGTGCACCAGGTTTGCCTCGACCAAAACTGCCAAGACGTCATAGACGGCCTGTTTGGAAACACTGCCCAATTCATTCCGAACCTCACCAATAATGGTGTCGGCATCGGCATGCGGATTGGAGCTGACTGCTTCCAAAACTGCAAGGCGGACTCGAGTCACGCGCAGTGATACTGCCCGCAACATCTCTTCCGTCTGCCCTTTGGTGACCATGTGTCAATTATGCTCTCCTATCTGGACTGAGTCCAGTTAGGCCGACCTTATATGTGTGACTCATTCCTCCACAGCCGCTGCCTCAGAGCCTGCCCGCACAGATAATAAAGTCCTTCTAGCGCGTTTTGTGCGCTCGCTCTAGGCTGACGTCCATGGACACTTTTAGCGGAATTCCTGCGGCAGCCATGGANTTTTATACCGCCCTTGAGGACAACAACAACCGGCCATGGTGGCTGGAGCACAAAGACACGTACGACGCCGATGTGCTGGCGCCGCTGGCAGCCCTCCTGCGTGTGCTGGAACCCAGGTTTGGCCCTGGCAAGATCTTCCGCCCGTACCGGGATATGCGGTTTTCCTCGAACAAGGAGCCCTATAAGAACGCCCAGGGGATGTTCGTTTCAAACTATGAAGGTGTGGGGTTCTATCTTCAGGTCAGCGCAGATGGCTTACTCATAGGCGGNGGCTGCCACTCCTTCCCTCCAGCGCAGCTATCGCGCTACCGGGCAGCCGTGGACGCCTCCGCCAGCGGAAAAGTGCTGACGGCAATCATCACTGCGTTAGAACACGCGGGCTTCGTCATCGAAGGGCAAACGCTGAAGACCCTCCCGCGAGGTTTCCCGAAAGATCACCCGCGTGCGGAATTGCTCAAACACAAGACACTGAGCGCATCCGCACAGTTGGGANNACCAAGCTGGTTAGCAAGCGAGAGCGCACAGGACCGGATAACCGAGCACTGGGANAGGCTACGGCCCTTGGTGGATTGGCTCATCCGCTACGCAGCACCATAAATCAGTGCCACCGTGAATCACCTCCGTTATGAATCAGCTCCGGCATGGCCGCACCCTGCGTGAACCAAAATTGCCGCGCTCCAGAAGCCATGAGGGTGATGACTCACAGTCAGATGCAGTTGCTATCCAGGGATGCGCTTGAGGTAGTAGTGCATGGGGGCATGGCGGATCTTACGTGGCGTAATACGCACCACCACGGATGCTGTTGTGAACAATGCGCGCAAAAGCTGGTCTTGGGGTGGCGCCCAGTTGAAGCCGTACATCTCCCGCACTGAGGCAGGCAACAGCCCTGCAGTTAGAAACCGGGCCAGTGGCATGAGTGTTTTGACCCACACTGGCGCACGTTTGGCGGCGAGGAGTTCGCCAGCTACGTCTTTAATACTGTCATCAACGCTGAGCTGTTGAAGTTGCTGCGCCCAGTACACATCAAAGTCGGCGCGTGTTTTGGGCCAGAGTCCAGCTGGCATTCCCAACGCAGTTCCTAACACCGAATAGCTCTGATAGACCGATTCTTCATCGGCCAGTGTGAGCGCAGGGAATACGGCGTCGTACGTCAGACGTGCCGAATCATAGAGGGTGGCGGCAACCCACAATTGCAGCTGTGGGTCTGATGCATCATAGGCCGGCACCGTTGCTACGCCAGTGGATTTCACCGGACGGTGTCCGCGCTGAACATGCCTTTGGACGCTTTTGCGCTGCCCGGNGGTGCCGTTGCTCAGTGCGTAGATATAGCTCAAGGTGCCATGGAGGCGTTTGAGTGGATCGGCAGCGAAATCCGAATGCCGCGCAACCCCGTACCCTACGCCGGGGTTGGCCAACTGTAAGAGGATGGCTCTGCCAGCCCNCGCTAGCAGGATGGATTCCGGGGCGATGTGCGCCCAATCCTTGGCTATTTTCGATCACGGCTCATGCCTCTAAGCGTGGCACACCATTTCTGGTGAAAGC from Arthrobacter polaris encodes:
- a CDS encoding sensor histidine kinase, encoding MKTTKNSAAGKIPAQTPARTVPADQAQASAVHVRGIAGAPSNRTAAHNSATGHGPSPFDAPAPFNTVNLWRLKGISWVWLGTAAFCIALLAVGAPLNMSLYHMALPYALGLAILHSASLGLTAARPVAGVLVSLVPMAVLPLVAEPVGAAPVPXSVVAMVTQVLVICVAGLRAHWMIAAGAWLTSVMVGIAANYLXFPGXLSVSAQNNVIIFAAVSGGLMVAAVVVQQWQHLRVELAAERSVSAEEQSRRRLAEERTRIARELHDVVAHGMSVVVVQATTASYRHPGLSPELKKEFDDIAANSRRAMTEMRSMLGSLRNPGAGQELGPQPTLGDLSQLFSSARSAGXRIXQPAVTGVDEQEIGEVIALTTYRIVQEALSNVIRHAPXATVHVSFSVKDGRLSIAVVNSKSDVGAVIAQLDKGAHVGQGLIGMRERADIVGGTVVCVPTPDGGFSVTATLPLNA
- a CDS encoding ankyrin repeat domain-containing protein; protein product: MTNDSSLNEDQTAKVTALAMDLAREDKTAELAEFLDHGLALDVQDPEGNTLLMLAAYKGQSGTVSMLLERGANANIRNSRDQSPRWRTLQGRRRRGGTLSGRRSRSRRRNTLSPRHGRHVWP
- a CDS encoding oxygenase MpaB family protein; the protein is MAKDWAHIAPESILLAXAGRAILLQLANPGVGYGVARHSDFAADPLKRLHGTLSYIYALSNGTXGQRKSVQRHVQRGHRPVKSTGVATVPAYDASDPQLQLWVAATLYDSARLTYDAVFPALTLADEESVYQSYSVLGTALGMPAGLWPKTRADFDVYWAQQLQQLSVDDSIKDVAGELLAAKRAPVWVKTLMPLARFLTAGLLPASVREMYGFNWAPPQDQLLRALFTTASVVVRITPRKIRHAPMHYYLKRIPG
- a CDS encoding catalase, which codes for MTIENTAPLTTAAGAPVANNQDSLTAGPRGPLLLQDVWFLEKLAHFSREVIPERRMHAKGSGAFGTFTVTNDISKYTKANIFSEVGKQTEMFARFSTVAGERGAADAERDIRGFSLKFYTDEGNWDLVGNNTXVFFFRDPLKFPDLNRAVKRDPRTNMRSAENNWDFWTNLPESLHQVTIVMSERGIPASYRHMHGFGSHTFSLINAEGERFWXKFHHITQQGIKNLTDEEAGALVAADRESSQRDLFDSIENGDFPKWKLMVQIMPEADAETYKYHPSDLTKVWSKKDYPLIEVGEWELNRNAENYHADVEQAAFAPANVVPGISFSPDRMLQGRLFSYGDAQRYRLGVNHHQIPVNAPKNASANTYHRDGQGRVDGNQGRTXGIEPNSYGRWAEQPAYADPALAIGATADRFNFREDDANYFEQPGNLFRDKMNEDQRQVLFENTARAIDGASQATIERHIFNCTQADPAYGEGVRKAIEAHQASK
- a CDS encoding DUF2461 domain-containing protein; the protein is MDTFSGIPAAAMXFYTALEDNNNRPWWLEHKDTYDADVLAPLAALLRVLEPRFGPGKIFRPYRDMRFSSNKEPYKNAQGMFVSNYEGVGFYLQVSADGLLIGGGCHSFPPAQLSRYRAAVDASASGKVLTAIITALEHAGFVIEGQTLKTLPRGFPKDHPRAELLKHKTLSASAQLGXPSWLASESAQDRITEHWXRLRPLVDWLIRYAAP
- a CDS encoding histidine phosphatase family protein; this translates as MRLILIRHGQTPNNVRSLLDTAVPGPGLTRLGELQAAAVPAAVAEESIQALYISNLTRTALTAAPLAAARHLNPVVRDGLREISAGDLEMKGDLASVEAYLHALKSWLAGDLSARMPXADNGFEVLERFDAVVEEAAAAHEAVAMVSHGAMIRFWAGHRGNNIDWSDAKFHDLSNTGIVTLDGEPAGSTAXGGWQIRSWHGAPAGGLSGLDADGPTAELTTEAIINGYEDH
- a CDS encoding Fur family transcriptional regulator; the protein is MVTKGQTEEMLRAVSLRVTRVRLAVLEAVSSNPHADADTIIGEVRNELGSVSKQAVYDVLAVLVEANLVHRIEPAGSPARFETRVGDNHHHVVCRTCGDIADVDCAVGHAPCLHASNNHGFSIDEAEVIYWGTCPDCASKRLRIENDLTSIRSE